From Cecembia calidifontis, one genomic window encodes:
- a CDS encoding TaqI-like C-terminal specificity domain-containing protein, with amino-acid sequence MKIIDWKTQKSYDVLQSSWFNKDDEYKFRYNGCSVSKNIIDKINSKKDKTILQLFPNKNLRTCVMLLDMEDKFTFSYKPETNENLIFPYYQGSKALSEKFGELSFSKYFYYNKPLQDEINEKLKQELEKAGVKNKKRIGLGETAIYENPKIYIRQSAKEIIATLDLNKSSANNSLYVFSFRNNTDETIDFLYFLCGWLNTDLVTYYAQQMNIIRFSQGKQPQIKISDLGTIYIPMNKSLQKQFTDLTKKLYESPSNKNELTVRMNDLINNYYGLTRDEIETVLTSIKDF; translated from the coding sequence GTGAAAATCATAGATTGGAAAACACAAAAATCGTATGATGTTTTACAATCAAGTTGGTTTAATAAAGATGATGAGTACAAGTTTAGATATAATGGCTGTAGTGTTTCAAAAAATATAATTGACAAGATTAATTCTAAGAAAGATAAAACCATTTTACAGCTTTTCCCTAATAAGAATTTACGGACTTGTGTAATGTTGCTTGATATGGAAGATAAATTTACTTTCAGTTATAAACCTGAAACAAATGAAAATCTTATATTCCCTTATTATCAAGGCTCTAAAGCGTTATCGGAAAAGTTCGGTGAACTAAGCTTCTCTAAATATTTCTATTACAACAAGCCTTTGCAAGATGAAATAAATGAGAAACTAAAGCAAGAATTAGAAAAGGCTGGGGTAAAGAATAAAAAAAGAATTGGTTTGGGTGAAACAGCAATTTATGAAAATCCTAAAATTTACATTCGCCAATCAGCAAAAGAAATAATTGCAACTCTTGATTTGAATAAAAGTTCTGCTAACAATAGCCTTTATGTTTTTTCTTTTAGAAATAATACAGATGAAACTATTGATTTTCTTTATTTTTTATGCGGTTGGTTAAATACGGATTTGGTGACTTACTATGCTCAACAAATGAATATAATTCGCTTTTCACAAGGTAAGCAGCCACAAATAAAGATTTCTGATTTAGGAACAATCTATATTCCAATGAACAAGTCCTTGCAAAAACAATTCACTGATTTAACGAAAAAACTTTATGAAAGTCCGTCAAACAAAAATGAATTAACAGTCAGGATGAACGATTTAATTAATAACTATTATGGATTAACAAGAGATGAAATTGAAACTGTTTTAACAAGTATCAAAGATTTTTGA
- a CDS encoding DUF5131 family protein gives MAQSSIEWTEMTWNPTTGCTKISAGCKFCYAEIMTCRLKAMGQEKYKHGFKVVKTHPETLSIPYTWKSPKVVFVNSMSDLFHKDVPVDFIKDVFKVMNDNPQHVFQVLTKRAERLFELHKELKWTHNIWMGVSVENDKVVDRINFLRKTKAKVKFLSLEPLIGALPNLNLKKIDWVIVGGESGHRPRPMNPDWVLDIQEQCEKADVAFFFKQWGGRNKKAAGRLLNGRTYDEMPEIMEIEKGAR, from the coding sequence ATGGCACAATCAAGCATAGAATGGACTGAAATGACTTGGAACCCAACAACGGGTTGCACCAAAATTTCTGCTGGTTGTAAATTCTGTTATGCGGAAATCATGACCTGTAGATTAAAAGCAATGGGTCAGGAAAAATACAAGCACGGATTTAAAGTAGTAAAAACACATCCTGAAACATTGTCTATTCCTTACACTTGGAAATCGCCTAAAGTTGTTTTTGTAAATTCAATGAGCGACCTATTTCATAAAGACGTTCCCGTTGATTTTATAAAAGATGTTTTCAAAGTAATGAATGATAATCCACAACACGTTTTTCAGGTTTTAACAAAAAGAGCGGAGCGATTATTTGAACTACACAAAGAACTAAAATGGACACACAATATTTGGATGGGTGTTTCAGTAGAGAATGACAAAGTAGTTGACCGTATAAACTTTTTGAGAAAGACAAAAGCGAAAGTTAAGTTTTTATCACTTGAACCGCTTATTGGAGCATTACCAAACCTTAACCTAAAAAAAATTGACTGGGTAATTGTTGGTGGTGAAAGTGGACACCGACCAAGACCTATGAACCCTGACTGGGTTTTAGACATACAGGAACAATGCGAAAAAGCAGACGTAGCATTTTTCTTTAAACAATGGGGCGGACGAAATAAAAAGGCAGCAGGACGACTTTTAAACGGACGGACTTATGACGAAATGCCTGAAATTATGGAAATAGAAAAAGGAGCAAGATAA
- a CDS encoding IS1380 family transposase, with amino-acid sequence MKITNSTEKITPFGGFNFVFNSFKNSGLPELIDNQLGVRALRGGFSYSDIFANHMAIFFNGGDCTEDINVHLRDALEQVPSFSVCSADTILRGIKELAVDTELFINPSSGVSHEFNINGKLNSLLLKSACKTGLLKSGVAYDLDYDNTVIPTEKYDSKKTYKHVYGYQPGVASIAHPEFSQAIPVYVEGRNGNSQAKYLQADTLTRMFGQLTNENIRIGRFRADSASYQEEVLRTLEAHTESFYIRANRCAKLDNILGSIAPEKWQKIRLGVQEMEVTDLSDYKPFGKDRSYRLVITRIRRKDGQADVFSGDAFTYRAILTNEHTSSNEAVVRFYNARGASERLFDVLNNDFGWSKLPCSFLAENTSFMLMTAMYANFYTYIIGEYSRKVDWLKPTDRLKKFIFRFITVSAKWIRTGRREVLKLFTSKDYKPILN; translated from the coding sequence ATGAAAATTACGAATTCGACAGAAAAAATCACACCTTTCGGAGGTTTTAATTTTGTTTTTAACTCTTTCAAAAATTCTGGTCTCCCAGAACTCATTGATAATCAATTGGGGGTTAGAGCCTTAAGGGGAGGGTTTTCATACAGTGACATTTTCGCCAATCATATGGCTATTTTCTTTAATGGTGGCGACTGTACTGAAGATATCAATGTTCACTTGAGAGACGCACTTGAACAGGTCCCTTCATTTTCAGTATGCAGTGCCGATACAATTCTGAGAGGTATCAAAGAGCTTGCTGTTGATACAGAACTCTTTATAAATCCGTCCAGTGGAGTAAGCCATGAATTTAATATCAATGGAAAACTCAACAGCTTGTTGTTAAAATCAGCTTGTAAGACCGGATTACTCAAGTCAGGTGTTGCTTACGACCTCGATTATGACAACACCGTCATTCCAACTGAAAAGTACGATTCAAAAAAGACATATAAACACGTCTATGGATATCAGCCAGGTGTAGCTTCCATAGCACATCCTGAATTTTCACAGGCCATTCCTGTGTACGTAGAGGGCAGAAATGGCAACAGTCAGGCCAAATATTTGCAGGCTGATACACTTACACGCATGTTTGGGCAGCTTACCAATGAAAATATCCGTATCGGAAGGTTCAGAGCCGATTCAGCATCCTATCAGGAAGAAGTTCTCCGCACACTGGAAGCACATACCGAAAGCTTTTATATACGGGCAAACAGATGTGCCAAACTGGATAATATCCTTGGAAGTATAGCCCCTGAGAAGTGGCAGAAAATACGTTTGGGTGTACAGGAAATGGAAGTTACTGACCTATCCGACTACAAACCTTTCGGTAAAGACAGGTCTTACAGGCTGGTCATTACCAGAATCAGGCGTAAAGACGGGCAGGCAGATGTGTTTAGTGGAGATGCATTTACTTACAGGGCTATTCTGACCAATGAACATACATCGTCCAATGAAGCTGTTGTAAGGTTTTATAACGCCCGGGGTGCAAGCGAACGCTTGTTTGATGTACTCAACAATGACTTTGGCTGGTCTAAGTTGCCCTGTTCGTTCCTTGCAGAGAATACCTCCTTTATGCTTATGACGGCTATGTATGCCAATTTTTACACCTATATCATTGGAGAGTATTCCAGAAAAGTTGATTGGCTTAAGCCTACCGACAGGCTCAAGAAGTTTATCTTCAGATTTATCACTGTTTCAGCCAAGTGGATAAGAACGGGAAGAAGAGAAGTGCTCAAACTGTTCACGAGTAAGGATTACAAGCCGATTTTGAACTAA
- a CDS encoding DEAD/DEAH box helicase family protein, with protein MELQLESLKYQDIAVQSVVKVFDGTEKNTFDNACIEGIRSNVCKLTAEQIKENIKGVLTENGIDEETAKLSTDNDLCIEMETGTGKTLVYIKTIYELYKHYGFTKFIILVPSVAIRQGVLSAFKIFDKQLENIYGFTPKAFEYDSKRLNKVTNFIEEQHPQVMVMTLASFNSEDKILNQAQREDLFANIPFIDAIGKTNPIIIMDEPQEGMDTENSIKQIAKLNPLYKLRYSATHKVLKNLVYRLTPYDSYKQGLVKKIEVLTVTEKNDEATIKIELSQTQNGKGDPKAKLKAWKMKGGKYVFEETNWLKVGDNLGEKTNNPSYLNYKITRINKSLKTGKWSVEFSNGAVLEEKQSSGNLQSIWALQLEWLIRRHFQKTQKFAEQGIKCLSLIFIDKVANYIGETPIIKELFIEKYKLVYAEMNEGKQPTDEHINQIQGYYFAQKASGEFADNEGGQKEQKKIYELILKGKEELLTITNPVQFIFSHSALGVGWDNPNVFNIATLNTAYSEIRKRQEIGRGLRICVNQDGHRIYDALNVEDTERINQLTVIPNETYETFVTQYQEEIKEVYGTTKAGAGLTHTHKGKPQNEVHFKRNTNEPIDAAFKRFWKSLAKKTDYLISFNEENLIEKSKEEINKINIADYVAEVSSRSIGEITEEGIKDDFGGTETYALKAYFTPLDLVEELSENTGLSYRTLFKIVEGITNHEHFVKNPPQFIHQAAAIIRNIELDEMIRGLDYHLTGEEFPFSFDDFVKNIAPQAYVETPKRGVFDKMLVDSDVERWFAKTADLDDEIICFLKLPSYYKIKTPIGEYEPDFGLVMKRKSLKTGSESEYYFVIETKGTNDINDKKSLTESEVYRIKCAMKHFEALGVEVHYKAPVKEYSYFKTEATKTINSIIEQA; from the coding sequence ATGGAATTACAATTAGAGAGTTTAAAATATCAGGACATTGCCGTTCAATCGGTGGTGAAAGTCTTTGACGGAACGGAGAAAAACACTTTTGACAATGCTTGCATTGAAGGCATCCGCTCCAATGTTTGCAAACTGACAGCAGAACAAATAAAAGAAAACATCAAAGGCGTTTTGACTGAAAACGGAATTGACGAAGAAACCGCCAAACTTTCAACAGACAACGACCTTTGTATTGAAATGGAAACAGGAACGGGAAAGACACTCGTTTACATCAAAACCATTTATGAACTTTATAAACATTACGGATTTACCAAGTTCATCATTTTAGTTCCTTCAGTTGCCATCCGACAAGGTGTTTTGAGTGCGTTTAAAATTTTTGACAAGCAACTTGAAAACATTTATGGTTTCACTCCCAAAGCATTTGAGTATGACAGTAAACGACTGAATAAAGTAACCAACTTTATTGAAGAACAGCATCCGCAAGTAATGGTAATGACACTTGCTTCGTTCAACTCGGAGGACAAAATTTTAAATCAGGCACAAAGAGAAGATTTGTTTGCAAACATTCCTTTCATTGATGCAATCGGCAAGACAAACCCGATTATTATAATGGACGAGCCACAGGAAGGAATGGATACGGAAAACTCCATTAAACAAATCGCCAAACTCAATCCATTATACAAACTTCGTTATTCGGCTACACATAAGGTTTTGAAAAACTTGGTTTACCGCTTAACTCCTTACGATAGTTACAAGCAAGGTTTGGTAAAGAAAATTGAAGTCTTGACCGTAACCGAAAAAAATGATGAAGCCACTATAAAAATTGAACTCTCCCAAACACAAAACGGAAAAGGCGACCCAAAAGCCAAACTGAAAGCGTGGAAAATGAAAGGTGGAAAATATGTGTTTGAAGAAACCAACTGGTTAAAAGTTGGCGACAACTTGGGAGAGAAAACAAATAACCCAAGTTATTTGAATTACAAAATTACCCGTATCAACAAAAGTTTAAAGACTGGAAAATGGTCTGTTGAATTTTCAAATGGTGCAGTCTTAGAAGAAAAACAATCATCAGGAAACTTACAAAGCATTTGGGCTTTACAATTGGAATGGCTTATCCGCAGACATTTTCAAAAAACACAAAAATTTGCGGAGCAAGGTATAAAATGCCTTTCTCTCATTTTCATTGATAAAGTAGCTAACTACATTGGCGAAACGCCAATCATTAAAGAACTTTTCATTGAAAAATATAAACTGGTTTATGCTGAAATGAACGAAGGTAAACAGCCAACAGACGAACACATCAACCAAATTCAGGGATATTATTTTGCTCAAAAAGCAAGCGGAGAATTTGCCGACAATGAAGGAGGACAAAAAGAGCAAAAGAAAATCTACGAATTGATTTTAAAAGGTAAGGAAGAACTTTTAACCATTACAAACCCTGTTCAGTTCATTTTTTCTCACTCTGCATTGGGTGTTGGTTGGGACAATCCGAATGTTTTCAATATCGCAACACTCAACACAGCTTATTCAGAAATCCGTAAACGTCAGGAAATTGGTAGAGGTTTGAGAATTTGTGTAAATCAAGACGGACACAGAATTTATGATGCTTTAAATGTAGAAGATACGGAACGCATCAATCAGCTAACAGTTATTCCAAACGAAACTTACGAAACATTTGTAACTCAGTATCAGGAAGAAATTAAAGAAGTTTACGGAACAACCAAAGCAGGTGCAGGGCTAACACATACACACAAAGGAAAACCGCAAAATGAAGTTCATTTTAAACGCAACACAAATGAGCCGATTGATGCAGCTTTCAAACGCTTTTGGAAATCATTAGCCAAGAAAACGGATTATCTCATTTCGTTCAATGAAGAAAATCTCATTGAAAAATCAAAAGAGGAAATCAACAAAATAAATATTGCCGATTATGTGGCAGAAGTGAGCAGCCGTTCTATTGGCGAAATTACAGAAGAAGGAATAAAAGATGATTTTGGTGGAACTGAAACTTATGCTTTGAAAGCCTACTTCACGCCATTGGATTTGGTGGAAGAACTAAGCGAGAACACAGGGTTAAGTTATAGAACGCTTTTTAAAATAGTGGAAGGAATTACCAATCACGAACATTTTGTAAAAAATCCACCGCAATTTATTCACCAGGCGGCAGCTATTATTCGCAACATTGAATTGGACGAAATGATAAGAGGACTTGACTATCATTTGACTGGTGAAGAATTTCCATTCTCCTTTGATGATTTTGTAAAAAATATTGCACCACAGGCGTATGTGGAAACGCCCAAAAGAGGCGTGTTTGATAAAATGCTCGTGGATAGTGATGTAGAAAGATGGTTTGCTAAAACAGCCGACCTTGATGATGAAATAATTTGTTTCCTCAAACTTCCGAGCTATTACAAAATAAAAACACCAATTGGCGAATATGAGCCCGACTTCGGTTTGGTAATGAAACGCAAGAGTTTGAAAACTGGAAGTGAAAGCGAGTATTATTTTGTAATTGAAACCAAAGGAACAAACGACATCAACGATAAAAAGTCGTTGACCGAAAGTGAAGTTTACCGTATTAAATGTGCAATGAAACACTTTGAAGCCTTGGGCGTGGAAGTGCATTACAAAGCACCGGTAAAAGAATACAGCTACTTTAAAACAGAAGCTACCAAAACGATTAATTCAATAATTGAACAAGCATAA
- a CDS encoding helix-turn-helix domain-containing protein produces the protein MPTFGETIKKFRKERQLPLRIVASYLDIDQAVLSKMEHNKRTATKEQVKKLAKYFETNEKELLILWISDRVVYEIKDEEFATDALKVAEEEIKYLTKKNGKK, from the coding sequence ATGCCAACTTTCGGAGAAACCATAAAAAAGTTTAGAAAAGAAAGGCAATTGCCTTTACGCATAGTTGCTTCTTATCTTGACATTGACCAAGCAGTTCTAAGCAAAATGGAACACAATAAAAGAACAGCTACAAAAGAACAGGTTAAGAAATTAGCCAAATACTTTGAAACCAATGAAAAAGAACTATTAATCCTATGGATAAGCGACCGTGTCGTTTATGAAATTAAAGACGAAGAATTCGCAACTGATGCCCTCAAAGTAGCAGAAGAAGAAATTAAATACTTAACCAAGAAGAACGGTAAAAAGTAA
- a CDS encoding Eco57I restriction-modification methylase domain-containing protein: MSVKVQKSQNDVLKFLEMKVSGQTVFEQKLNGGSRKQNGVFFTNSISTIDKLLDVIEIDADVFHKKILEPSCGQGIFLLRLIARIYEKYPDELLISNFIERNLFFVDVDSLMVKKTIDNISAFYLFLFGEKFKGSFNAINWDFTDKKAPKGLFDDLTPTPFSDLYGSFDFIIGNPPYVTLYGRRDKKENEEQRVNYLRNYEQFPDYVKNGKLNLVMLFIEHSLDLLKQDGKLSFIIDVSFFETAYVYTRKFLLEQTIINELQVNIKDFDVASGQVILKIPKIRRILVWRFESACLCSFLV; this comes from the coding sequence ATGTCTGTAAAAGTTCAAAAAAGTCAGAACGATGTCTTGAAGTTCCTTGAAATGAAAGTTTCAGGTCAGACCGTTTTTGAACAAAAACTCAATGGAGGAAGCCGAAAACAAAACGGAGTTTTCTTTACTAATTCAATTTCTACAATTGATAAACTTTTAGATGTAATTGAAATTGATGCTGATGTATTTCACAAAAAAATACTTGAGCCTTCTTGCGGTCAGGGAATTTTTCTCCTTAGATTAATTGCTAGGATTTATGAAAAATATCCTGACGAATTATTGATTTCAAATTTCATTGAAAGAAATTTATTCTTCGTTGATGTTGATAGTTTAATGGTGAAAAAAACGATTGACAATATTTCAGCATTTTATTTATTCCTTTTTGGCGAAAAATTTAAAGGTTCATTTAATGCGATTAATTGGGACTTTACGGACAAAAAAGCACCCAAAGGTTTATTTGATGACTTGACTCCTACACCATTTTCTGATTTGTATGGCTCTTTTGATTTTATAATTGGTAATCCGCCATATGTAACGCTTTATGGTCGTAGAGATAAAAAGGAGAATGAGGAGCAAAGAGTTAATTACCTCAGAAATTATGAGCAGTTTCCAGATTATGTGAAAAACGGTAAACTTAATTTGGTGATGCTCTTTATTGAACATTCATTGGATTTGCTTAAACAAGATGGTAAATTAAGTTTCATAATTGATGTTTCATTTTTTGAAACAGCCTACGTTTACACACGTAAGTTTCTTTTAGAGCAAACAATTATTAACGAGTTGCAGGTTAATATTAAAGATTTCGATGTTGCAAGCGGTCAAGTTATTTTAAAAATACCTAAAATCCGCAGGATTTTAGTTTGGAGATTTGAATCTGCTTGTTTGTGTTCATTTTTGGTCTAG
- a CDS encoding site-specific DNA-methyltransferase: MENINDYMPLSNDWNKERLETLKKMFPDLFTNEGKLNINELKKVVDPESVSETERYEFRWFGKSAAKRKAFSPSNATLIFDEKRSVNATETDNLIIEGENLEVLKLLSTAYREKVKCIYIDPPYNTGKDFVYSDNYSQDKKAYWEDAGVIEEGLKIDTNTETDGRYHSNWLNMMYSRLLIARQLLREDGVIFISIDDNEVHHLRKLCDEVFGEDNFICELVRRRRKTQANLATHIAPVHEYVVVYAKSKENLVINKLPYTQEFINQSFSNPDNDPRGVYQTGPLARPESSTNPEWELTLPNGRKITARWSCSPETYERYIAENRLVVPRNGEGMPRIKIFLSELEGQLPNTWLDDVASNDEASTEIENILGSLSIFTFPKPTGLIKRIAQLGMGKDDIILDFFGGSGTTAHAITELNKEDEGNRKYILVQIPEATDPKSEAFKAGYKKISDITIERNKRVVERIIEEKKKEQPDLFTNGHKEDAIKGLGFKVFKLVKSNFPRVEWAPDPEKTTEENIELLKKYIRDKEAQLITAFNRDELVTEILIKNGFTLNYTLTKQEEFKKNEIFFATDGEKETLICLDISIDMATVEHFKKHNTQKFICLERALDTTKKWNLKHYLGDKFNAF; encoded by the coding sequence ATGGAAAACATTAACGATTATATGCCATTGAGCAACGACTGGAACAAAGAGCGTTTGGAAACTTTGAAAAAAATGTTTCCCGACCTTTTTACAAATGAAGGAAAGTTGAATATCAATGAACTAAAAAAAGTAGTTGACCCCGAAAGCGTAAGCGAAACGGAGCGCTACGAATTTCGTTGGTTTGGGAAAAGTGCAGCCAAACGCAAAGCATTTTCGCCAAGCAATGCCACATTAATTTTTGACGAGAAAAGAAGTGTAAACGCAACAGAAACAGACAACTTAATTATTGAAGGTGAAAATTTGGAAGTGCTGAAATTGTTAAGCACTGCATACAGAGAAAAAGTTAAGTGCATTTACATTGACCCGCCTTACAACACTGGAAAGGACTTTGTTTATTCTGACAATTATTCGCAAGACAAAAAAGCCTATTGGGAAGATGCAGGCGTAATCGAAGAAGGATTAAAAATTGACACCAACACCGAAACAGACGGAAGATACCACAGCAACTGGCTGAATATGATGTATAGCCGTTTGCTAATTGCAAGGCAACTTTTACGTGAGGATGGAGTGATTTTTATTTCCATTGATGATAACGAGGTTCATCATTTGAGAAAACTATGTGATGAAGTTTTTGGAGAGGACAATTTTATCTGTGAATTGGTAAGAAGGAGAAGAAAAACACAAGCCAATTTAGCAACACACATAGCACCAGTTCACGAATATGTTGTTGTTTATGCAAAAAGTAAAGAAAATCTCGTAATAAACAAATTACCCTATACTCAGGAATTTATTAATCAATCTTTTTCAAATCCTGATAATGATCCAAGAGGAGTTTATCAAACAGGACCTCTTGCAAGGCCAGAGAGCTCAACTAACCCTGAATGGGAATTGACACTACCAAATGGTAGAAAAATTACTGCACGATGGAGTTGCTCGCCTGAAACTTATGAAAGATATATAGCGGAGAATAGACTTGTTGTTCCGAGAAATGGTGAAGGTATGCCACGTATTAAAATCTTTCTTTCCGAATTAGAAGGACAATTACCCAATACTTGGCTCGATGATGTTGCTAGTAATGACGAAGCGTCTACTGAAATTGAAAATATTTTAGGTTCACTTTCTATTTTCACTTTTCCAAAACCAACAGGATTAATAAAAAGAATAGCACAGCTTGGAATGGGAAAAGATGATATTATTCTTGATTTCTTTGGCGGTTCAGGAACAACAGCCCACGCAATTACAGAGTTAAACAAAGAGGATGAAGGCAATAGAAAATACATACTAGTTCAGATACCTGAAGCTACCGACCCTAAAAGCGAAGCATTTAAAGCAGGTTACAAAAAGATAAGTGACATTACCATTGAACGCAACAAACGAGTTGTAGAGCGAATCATAGAAGAAAAGAAAAAAGAGCAGCCCGATTTATTTACCAACGGACACAAAGAAGATGCTATAAAAGGTTTGGGCTTTAAGGTTTTCAAATTAGTAAAATCAAACTTCCCAAGAGTAGAGTGGGCTCCCGACCCTGAAAAAACAACCGAAGAAAATATTGAGTTGCTGAAAAAATATATCAGAGACAAAGAAGCACAACTCATTACCGCTTTCAACCGTGATGAATTAGTTACCGAAATTTTAATCAAAAATGGTTTCACACTCAATTACACTTTAACCAAGCAAGAGGAGTTTAAGAAAAATGAAATCTTCTTTGCCACAGACGGAGAAAAAGAAACCTTGATTTGCTTAGACATTTCCATTGATATGGCAACGGTGGAGCATTTCAAAAAACACAACACTCAAAAATTCATTTGCCTTGAACGTGCTTTAGACACCACCAAAAAATGGAACTTGAAGCATTATTTAGGCGATAAGTTTAATGCGTTTTAA
- the tcmP gene encoding three-Cys-motif partner protein TcmP, with translation MNNFGGDWTKIKIEILVEYAKAYLSIMKNRRFFKLMYFDGFAGSGFIVKDNKIEIDVTVGAARRIIEIDEPRPFDTYYFVEKDPKNFKLLESNTKEDFPKKNIHTVPEDCNKKLLDMANFLRNPKNKNYRTLAYIDPCGMQVEWRSIECLRDLPIDMWVLVPTGLGVNRLLKKNGQISDAWLERLEMFLGLTRDEVEKYFYKKIDTLFPDITFVQKEEDAIEKSAKLYQKRLKDVFKYVSKPYELKNTTNSVMYHLYLATNNESGVKIANDIVKKYNS, from the coding sequence ATGAACAACTTCGGAGGCGATTGGACAAAAATAAAAATCGAAATACTCGTAGAGTATGCGAAAGCTTATCTATCAATTATGAAAAACCGAAGGTTTTTTAAATTGATGTATTTTGATGGCTTTGCTGGCTCTGGTTTTATAGTCAAGGACAATAAAATTGAAATTGATGTTACTGTAGGTGCAGCAAGGCGTATTATTGAAATTGATGAACCTCGCCCATTCGACACATACTATTTCGTGGAAAAAGACCCGAAGAATTTTAAGCTTTTAGAAAGCAATACCAAAGAAGATTTTCCGAAAAAGAACATTCATACAGTTCCCGAAGATTGTAATAAAAAGTTGCTTGATATGGCAAATTTTTTAAGAAATCCCAAAAATAAAAATTATCGAACCCTTGCTTACATTGACCCTTGTGGTATGCAAGTAGAATGGCGTTCAATTGAATGTTTGCGAGACTTACCAATAGATATGTGGGTATTAGTTCCAACAGGCTTAGGTGTAAATAGATTATTAAAAAAGAACGGACAAATTTCTGATGCTTGGTTGGAGCGTCTTGAAATGTTTCTTGGGCTTACAAGAGATGAAGTTGAAAAGTATTTTTACAAAAAAATTGACACCCTTTTTCCTGATATAACATTTGTTCAGAAAGAAGAAGACGCAATAGAAAAATCAGCAAAATTGTATCAGAAAAGATTGAAGGACGTTTTTAAATATGTTTCAAAACCATATGAACTAAAAAATACCACAAATTCCGTAATGTATCATCTATACCTCGCAACAAATAACGAAAGTGGAGTAAAAATCGCTAATGATATTGTAAAAAAATACAACAGTTAA
- a CDS encoding helix-turn-helix domain-containing protein codes for MDIRVKIGQRLRELRTKKGLSQEKFAFTCDLDRTYIASIEQGKRNVSVANIEKIATALDMSIYEFFKSDLFK; via the coding sequence GTGGACATAAGAGTAAAAATTGGACAACGTCTTCGAGAACTAAGAACCAAAAAAGGACTTAGTCAAGAAAAGTTTGCTTTTACTTGCGACCTTGATAGAACTTATATCGCAAGTATTGAACAGGGCAAAAGAAATGTATCTGTTGCCAATATTGAAAAAATTGCAACTGCGTTAGATATGTCCATTTACGAATTTTTTAAATCAGATTTATTCAAGTAA